One segment of Actinomyces sp. 432 DNA contains the following:
- a CDS encoding reverse transcriptase domain-containing protein translates to MTPNSLYERISSVETPTAAWETVLARDARDGMLQKQTRAIVGDLDNFLTELSTSLRDGTYVPEPFMRLDIPKREPGQTRALHIPSIRDRIVERAVLDTIAHTADLLMSTCSFAYRTGIGTDDAIDLLATLRDDGYKYVLRTDVEDYFPNADVEDALTVLSPALRCTRTLNLIRLLARPRRAHGERRVRGRGIAQGSCLSPLLANLALADVDTALCDAGYGYARFADDIVVCVPTEDDLLSAYGLLNSRVAAHGLSLNQEKTTMTTFDEGFCYLGVDFSRTALRSTPTTTSRAAPTRTRSSTLAATAHDCT, encoded by the coding sequence GTGACCCCCAACTCCCTATACGAGCGCATCAGCTCGGTCGAGACACCGACCGCCGCCTGGGAGACCGTGTTGGCCAGAGATGCCCGTGACGGCATGCTCCAGAAGCAGACGCGCGCCATCGTTGGAGACCTCGATAATTTCCTCACCGAGCTTTCGACTTCCCTGCGCGACGGCACCTACGTTCCTGAACCGTTCATGCGACTGGACATCCCCAAACGTGAGCCCGGACAGACGCGAGCACTGCACATCCCCTCCATCCGCGACCGGATCGTCGAGCGGGCCGTCCTGGACACGATCGCACACACCGCCGACCTATTGATGTCGACGTGCTCCTTCGCCTACCGCACCGGTATCGGCACCGATGACGCCATCGACCTACTCGCCACCCTCCGCGACGACGGCTACAAGTACGTGCTGCGCACCGACGTTGAGGACTACTTCCCCAATGCCGACGTCGAGGACGCCCTCACCGTGCTCTCCCCGGCGCTGCGATGCACCCGGACCCTCAACCTGATCCGGCTGCTCGCGCGGCCCCGTCGCGCCCATGGTGAGCGGCGCGTGCGGGGCCGCGGCATCGCCCAGGGCTCCTGCCTGTCGCCCCTGCTGGCGAACCTGGCCCTGGCCGACGTTGATACGGCGCTCTGCGACGCCGGCTACGGCTACGCCCGCTTCGCCGACGACATCGTCGTATGCGTCCCCACCGAAGACGACCTGCTGTCCGCATACGGCCTGCTCAACTCCCGGGTCGCCGCCCACGGGCTGAGCCTGAACCAGGAGAAGACCACGATGACCACCTTCGACGAGGGCTTCTGCTACCTCGGAGTCGACTTCTCCCGCACCGCCCTGCGGTCGACCCCCACCACGACATCAAGGGCCGCCCCAACCCGGACAAGGTCGTCTACGTTGGCCGCGACGGCGCACGACTGCACGTGA
- a CDS encoding type II toxin-antitoxin system PemK/MazF family toxin, with protein sequence MVLVARGEVWWLDFGDPIGSEPGYLRPALIVSSDRFNRSHIATVIVSAITSNLRLAAAPGNVELERGEAGLPKQCVVNVSQTLVVDRSRLNTRIGAAPMHILARVDDGLRLVLDL encoded by the coding sequence ATGGTCTTGGTAGCTCGAGGGGAAGTCTGGTGGCTCGACTTTGGCGACCCCATCGGCTCGGAACCCGGTTACCTCAGGCCCGCCTTGATCGTGTCCTCGGACCGGTTCAACCGATCCCACATAGCCACCGTCATCGTGTCAGCGATAACCAGCAACCTGCGCCTGGCAGCGGCGCCGGGCAACGTCGAGTTGGAGCGCGGCGAGGCGGGCCTGCCCAAGCAGTGTGTCGTCAACGTCTCGCAAACTCTTGTTGTCGACCGTTCCAGGTTGAACACCCGCATTGGCGCTGCCCCCATGCACATTCTCGCCCG
- the cas1 gene encoding CRISPR-associated endonuclease Cas1: MTKGRLIVDGADGLPQVSIPRQAVSRIVLTGAVGLSAGARSWALYNDIDVVFLSRRGSYLGQLSGLRDTANARRLLTQAAFAADDGARLPLARAIVRAKLRHQIGVLHRIGRRDSGADIGGACTAIRQLSEDVAHAADTDELMGLEGAASTGYFEALSRLVPEDVAFQGRSRRPPKDLANAAFSYAYAILLAECTGALIAAGLEPSLGVLHASTDKRPSLSLGLMEEFRPLLVDRTVMALLRSQRLRPEHAIDSPDGEGVWLGPEGKKALVDGYEATLQRQVKGALPGFAGTWRRHIHHQAQLLGRAITEPGYEWTGAAWR, encoded by the coding sequence GTGACCAAAGGGCGGCTGATCGTCGACGGCGCCGACGGACTCCCGCAGGTCTCCATCCCGCGGCAGGCCGTCAGCCGGATCGTGCTCACCGGCGCCGTGGGCCTATCCGCCGGGGCGCGCTCGTGGGCGCTGTACAACGACATCGACGTCGTCTTCCTGTCCCGGCGCGGCAGCTACCTGGGGCAGCTCTCCGGCCTACGGGACACCGCCAACGCTCGGCGTCTGCTCACTCAGGCCGCCTTCGCCGCCGACGACGGCGCTCGCCTTCCGCTTGCCCGCGCCATCGTGCGGGCCAAGCTGCGCCATCAGATCGGCGTACTACACCGCATCGGCAGGCGTGACAGCGGGGCCGACATCGGCGGGGCATGTACCGCTATCCGGCAGCTGTCCGAGGACGTCGCTCACGCCGCCGACACCGACGAGCTGATGGGCCTGGAGGGGGCTGCGTCGACCGGGTACTTCGAGGCACTGTCCCGGCTGGTGCCCGAGGACGTCGCCTTCCAGGGACGCAGTCGGCGCCCGCCCAAGGACTTGGCCAACGCGGCCTTCTCCTATGCGTACGCGATCCTGCTGGCCGAATGCACCGGCGCGCTGATAGCGGCCGGGCTGGAGCCCTCGCTGGGCGTGCTGCACGCCTCCACCGATAAACGGCCCAGCCTGTCCCTGGGCCTGATGGAGGAGTTCCGGCCGCTGCTCGTGGACCGCACCGTCATGGCGCTGCTGCGCTCCCAGCGTCTGCGACCCGAGCACGCCATTGATTCACCGGATGGGGAGGGAGTGTGGCTCGGGCCGGAGGGCAAAAAGGCGCTTGTGGATGGCTACGAGGCGACTCTGCAGCGCCAGGTCAAGGGTGCGTTGCCCGGGTTCGCGGGTACCTGGCGGCGGCACATTCACCACCAGGCGCAGCTGCTGGGACGAGCCATCACCGAGCCAGGCTACGAGTGGACCGGTGCGGCATGGCGATGA